The following proteins are co-located in the Halarcobacter sp. genome:
- a CDS encoding ankyrin repeat domain-containing protein — protein sequence MSKKLIYSFFIVTIFIFTGCVKKENQLNLSDISAKKENTIGTTIHDAVRINDLELVKTFINKGVDLNKKDRFGYTPLHLAARFNHFDIAKLLVEKGADVNTKDKYGDTPLIDSTRNGYTNVSKLLICNGANRDTLDKYEMSALHYASKTNDVYISKLLRADDIEPICSNKEEVEVEPKEQFYNLITIDDNDVINDNTPKICGNIIDSDVKQVQITFDGGKTVTEAELKDNRWCAQVETKVENGTYNVMAMAINSASQRGKVEDELKIYVINELYDVLNDEFKDDFAIWNAQLDEDTLTFRFKDPAMMFKRGSSKINDKYKKILNQFFPKYVNILKNYNNEIINIHVEGHTSSRYRTAPTPEEKFEKNKILSQKRADAILEYLEGINNSIVLDNKNFIQNTFIPEGKSSSEVIYNKDGSENYELSRRVEFRIETR from the coding sequence AGAATACAATTGGTACAACAATACATGATGCAGTTAGAATTAACGATTTAGAATTAGTTAAAACTTTTATTAATAAAGGTGTAGATTTAAACAAAAAAGATAGATTTGGTTATACCCCTTTACATCTTGCAGCTAGATTTAATCATTTTGATATTGCAAAACTATTAGTTGAAAAAGGTGCAGATGTTAATACAAAAGATAAATATGGTGATACACCTTTAATAGATTCTACTAGAAATGGTTACACAAATGTATCAAAACTTTTAATTTGTAATGGAGCAAATAGAGATACTTTAGATAAGTACGAAATGTCTGCATTACATTATGCTTCTAAAACAAATGATGTTTATATCTCTAAACTTTTAAGAGCTGATGATATTGAACCTATTTGTTCAAATAAAGAAGAGGTGGAAGTTGAGCCTAAAGAACAGTTTTATAATTTAATTACAATTGATGATAATGATGTAATCAATGATAATACTCCAAAAATATGTGGGAATATTATTGACTCGGATGTAAAACAAGTACAAATAACATTTGATGGTGGGAAAACCGTAACTGAAGCAGAATTAAAAGATAATAGATGGTGTGCACAAGTTGAGACAAAAGTTGAAAATGGAACATACAATGTAATGGCTATGGCTATAAACTCTGCTAGTCAAAGAGGAAAAGTTGAAGATGAGTTAAAAATTTATGTGATAAATGAATTATATGATGTTTTAAATGATGAGTTTAAAGATGATTTTGCAATATGGAATGCCCAGTTAGATGAAGATACATTAACATTTAGATTTAAAGATCCAGCTATGATGTTTAAAAGGGGAAGTAGTAAAATAAATGATAAGTATAAAAAGATTTTAAATCAATTTTTTCCTAAATATGTAAATATCTTAAAAAATTATAACAATGAGATTATAAATATTCATGTGGAGGGTCATACTTCATCTAGATACAGAACAGCTCCAACACCTGAGGAAAAATTTGAAAAAAATAAAATTTTATCTCAAAAAAGAGCAGATGCTATTTTAGAATATTTAGAAGGAATTAATAATTCAATAGTTTTAGATAATAAAAATTTTATACAAAATACTTTTATCCCTGAAGGTAAATCATCTTCAGAAGTTATTTATAACAAAGATGGAAGTGAGAATTATGAATTATCAAGAAGAGTTGAATTTAGAATAGAAACTAGATAG